The Fervidobacterium pennivorans DNA segment CCTTTGAAATATACGAAGGAGAAGTCATCGGCATAGTAGGTGAATCAGGGTCTGGGAAAACCACGCTCTCTAACGTCATATTCATGAATATGCTAAAACCACTGACGCTGGTAGATGGGAAAGTCTTTCTAAAAGTAGATGGCAAATTTGAAGAAATCTCTGCAATGTCCAGGGAAGAAGTGAAACGTAGATTTTGGGGTAAGGATATAACCATCATCCCACAGAGCGCTATGAACGCACTCATGCCCACCATTAAGATGTCTAAATATGTTGAACATTTGGCAGAATCGCACGGTGTTGAGCCAGCGGAACTTCTAAGGAAGGCGGAAGAAAGGTTCAAAGAAGTTGGTCTCAATCCTTTGTGGTTAAACAGGTATCCATTCGAATTGAGCGGTGGTATGAGGCAGAGAGCGGTTATCGCTATTGCAACGCTTCTGAATCCTAAGTTGCTTGTGGCTGATGAGCCGACTTCTGCTTTGGATGTAGTCAACCAAAAGGTGCTACTGCAAGTTCTGATGCAGTTGAAAAGAGCGGGGATTGTCAAAAGTATAATCTTTATCACGCATGATATTGCAACTATTAGACAGATTGCCGATAGAATGATAGTTATGTATGCAGGAAAGATTGTAGAATTCTCTGACATGGAAAAGATATTGGAAAAACCTCTTCATCCATACACAACGGGTTTGTTGAATTCTGTTTTAACACCTGAACC contains these protein-coding regions:
- a CDS encoding ABC transporter ATP-binding protein → MKEVLLKVENAKAYYKLEKATVKAVDNVSFEIYEGEVIGIVGESGSGKTTLSNVIFMNMLKPLTLVDGKVFLKVDGKFEEISAMSREEVKRRFWGKDITIIPQSAMNALMPTIKMSKYVEHLAESHGVEPAELLRKAEERFKEVGLNPLWLNRYPFELSGGMRQRAVIAIATLLNPKLLVADEPTSALDVVNQKVLLQVLMQLKRAGIVKSIIFITHDIATIRQIADRMIVMYAGKIVEFSDMEKILEKPLHPYTTGLLNSVLTPEPEIRTRGISVIPGAPANLINPPSGCRFHPRCPYAMDICKEKEPELIEVESGRRVACFLHQGAKGL